CACGACGATCGGGTCCTTGCCGCCCTGCAGCGTGTTGGCCTCGCGACCGCCGGAGGCCTCGTACGCCGCGACCTGGTCGCGGACCCACTTCTGGCTGCTGGGCTCGTACTCACCGTGAAGGGTCATGTCTCCACAAGACCACGCCACCGGCCGCTATTCCAGCGCCGCGTCGATCGCGCGGTCGAGGGTCGCCTTGGTCCGGGCTCCCGCGAGCTGGAGCAGCGGCTGCCCGTCGCGGAACAGGATCATCGCCGGCAGGCCGAGCACCCGGTGCTCGGCGGCCCGCAGCGGCTGCTCGTCCTGGTTGATCCGCACCACGCGCAGCGTCTCGCCGCGCTCCTCGTCGAGCCGCTCCAGCACCGGCGCGAGCTGGCGGCACGGGCCACACCACTGCGCCCACCACTCGACGAGCACGGGTACGCCGGAGGTCAGCACCTCGGTCGCGAAGTCGGCGTCGGTGATCTCCTGCACGGTCATGGTCTCTCCTGGTTCGTCGGGTAGCTCTCGGCCTCGTGCAGCAGGCCGGACAGCTCGCCGCGCAGCCGGCTCAGCTCCTCGATCCGCTGGTCGATCTCGGCGATCCGCAGCCGATAGGCGGCCAGCGACGACGGGCACACGTCGGCGCGCTCGTTGCCCGCGCGGAGACACTCGACGAACGGCACCGTCTCGTCGGCGGTCAGACCGAGGGAGAGCAAGGCGCGGATCTCGCGCACGACGAGCACGTCGGCGGCGTCGTACTCGCGATAGCCGTTGGTCGCCCTGGCGGGGGTGAGCAGGCCGCGCGACTCGTAGTAGCGCACCGCCTTCACGCTCACGCCGGCGCGGTCGGCGAGGTCCTTGATGAGCACGCACCGACCGTAGACCTTGCCCCGGGGGTCAAGGTCAAGCCGGGGAGCGGGGAGGCGTTAGCGTTCGGCCCATGAGTGCGATCGAGGGCGTGAGCGAGACGTTCGACGCGAGCCAGTGGGACGTCGTGCCCGGGTTCGAGGACCTGACCGACCTGACCTACCACCGCGCGAAGGCGCACGGCACGGTCCGGATCGCCTTCGACCGCCCGGACGTGCTCAACGCCTTCCGCCCCCACACGGTCGACGAGCTGCTGCGCACCCTGGAGCACGCCCGGACCTCGGGCGACGTCGGCTGCGTGCTGCTGACCGGCAACGGGCCGAGCCCGAAGAACGGCAAGTGGTCCTTCTGCAGCGGTGGCGACCAGCGGATCCGCGGCAAGGCCGGCTACCAGTACGAGGACGTGTCGGCCGGCGCCGCCGACACCGGTGCTGAGGAGCCCAGCCCCATCGACAAGGCCAAGCTCGCCCGCCTCCACATCCTCGAGTGCCAGCGACTGATCCGCTTCATGCCGAAGGTCGTCATCTGCGTCGTCCCCGGCTGGGCGGCGGGCGGCGGCCACAGCCTCTTCGTCGTCTGCGACCTCGCCCTCGCCTCCACCGAGCACGCCCGCTTCAAGCAGACCGACGCCGACGTGGGCTCCTTCGACGGCGGCTACGGCTCGGCGTACCTCGCCCGCCAGGTGGGCCAGAAGTTCGCCCGCGAGATCTTCTTCCTCGGCCAGGAGTACTCCGCCGAGGACGCCGTCCGGATGGGCGCCGCCAACCGCGCCGTCCCCCACGCCGAGCTCGAGGTCACCGCGCTGGAGTGGGGCCGGCTGATCAACGGCAAGAGCCCCACCGCCCAGCGGATGCTCAAGTACTCCTTCAACCTGCTCGACGACGGTCTCGTCGGCCAGCAGATGTTCGCCGGCGAGACCACCCGGCTCGCCTACATGACCGAGGAGGCGCAGGAGGGCCGGGACCAGTTCCTGGAGAAGCGGGAGCCGGACTGGTCGCCGTACCCTTGGTACTACTGATCCGGCGCGTTTGCGCAGGTCAGACGCCTGTTGGCGCCTCGTGCGTGGCAGATGCGTGGCAAGAATCGCGATCGACGTGGCACGGAACTGGCCTGAACTGGGTCGTGCGCCTGATTCGAGTGCGAGCATGTCTCCGTGGATCGGGACGACTTCCAACGAGAGTTCGAGCGTTGCGTCAGCGCGGCGTTGGCAATCGCGGACAGCTCGCCGGATGTGCGTGACGAGGAGCGCGAGCTGATCAAGCTCGTGGAACTCATCCGCCGCGAACCGGACCACGCTGATCAGGCTGAGATGGCTCTGGTTGCGATGGTGCCTCGGCTGTGTACGACGCCTCCGCCGGCCGGCCTCGTCGATCTGCTGGGGTACTGCGTCCACGCCCTCGGACTTCCGAAGGTCGTCAGCGCTGCCATCGCGGCGCGTGACGCTGCGCGCGCCGCCCTCGAAGTGGGAGCGTCCCGGCGACCGTGGGAACACGCTCGGCGATGCGAGGTCGTCTTCGCCGCGGCTGAGGCTGACTGGGATGAGCGCGATATGTACGCGTCGTTCGCGCAGCCAAGCGCCGAATGAGGCGCGTCCTCGATCGGAGTGGTGAAGGATGGCGGCGTGAGCTGGGACATCTCGATCATGGACCTGCCGGACGATGTCGCGTCGGTCGCGGACATCCCGGATGACTTCGAGCCTCAGCCTCTTGGCAGCCGAGCTGACCTGATCACGGCGGTATCACGGCGATTCGCGAGGCGGCGCCAAGTGCCGACTTCTCCGACCCGTCCTGGGGAGAGCTGGCGACCCCGGACTTCGTCATCGAGTTCAACGTGGGAAGCGACGAAGTCGTGGACTCGGTGATGCGGCACGTTCGAGGTGGAGGTCCCGTCGTGGACCTCATCGACGCGCTCCTGACCTCGAAGGATGATGTCGCTGCCGTTGCCGACGACGATGCGTAGGCTGAACGCATGACCCTGCAGGTCGGCGGGAGCCGTCCGGATAGAGGCAGCACGCTGCACATCTCGGCGAAGGTCTTCGCGGGAGAGGTCGCAGAGGGCTGGGCGCTGCTCGAAGAGAGCGCGGTCAGCGGGGTCTCCGGTTGGAGTGTCTACGGGCCGGGTGACTTCTCTGAAAGCAGGCTGCCGGTCCTCGAAGGCGATGACCATTTCCGGGAGGTCAGCTTCGAGGCTGCCGCCGGCGTGCTGCCGGGGGTGCTTGATCTGCTCGATTGGGGCAACGGTGAGTTCCCGCTACTGATGCAGGCGTGGGTCTACAAGGGCGCCCGCAAATGGATGCCATGGGAAGACTCCACCAAGTACGGCACTGATCGCTGACTGTCACAACAATACCGTTTTCGGTATAGTTGTGACATGGCCGCCGATCTGAGATACCGAGACATCGTGCGCGAGATCGCGTTCGGCAACTTCGGCTACATCACGACCAAGGAAGCGGCCGAGGCAGGGGTGCCGGCCGTGGAGCTGCCGAAGCTGGCGGCGCGCGGCGGCCTGGAGAACATCGCCTACGGGATCTATCGAGTGCCCGAGGCTCCGGCGAGCGCATTCGATCAGTTCGCTGAGGCGTTGCTCCGAGCGGGTGAGGGATCGTTCATCTATGGGGAGTCCGTCCTTGCGATCTTCGGCCTGGCGGACGTCAACCCGCGCCGCATCAAGGTCGGTGTCCAACGGCGGACCCGACCCAAACTTCCGACGTACATCGAGCTGGTGCCGGTGAAGGGCGAGGTCGAGACCACGTTCTACGAGGGGCTGCGATGCCAAAGGGTGGCGGACGCGATCCTTGCCTGCCGCGGCCGGATCGAACCCACTCGCCTGAGGGAGGCTGCCCGGGAGGCGCGCAAAGAAGGATTGGTGACTCGGGTTGAGTGGCCACGGATCCGGAAGGAGCTTCGGGCGTGAGCTACAGCGCAGCCCCGACCAACGTGCGCTCTCTCGAGCAGCGCATCCGGAACCTCGAAGGCAGCGAACAACTCGCTCTGCGGCGGCGGGTCGGGATGGCGCTGGTCGTCGTGGGCCAGATGCTGCCCGAGGGTGCGATCAAGGGCGGCAGCGCAATGGCATTGCGTTACGGGCGCGGGACTCGGTTCACCCAGGACCTCGACGCGGCGCGCGTCCAGCCGCTCGCACGGTTCCGCAACGACTTCGAGGATGCGCTGGCGACCGGCTGGGCGGGGTTCACCGGCCGGCTCATCGAGAGGTCGGCGCCGCGTCCGAGCGGAGTGCCGACGGCCTACGTCATGCAGCCGTTCGAGGTGAAGCTCGATTTCCGCGGCCGCTCGTGGTGCACCGTGAAGTTCGAGCTGGGCCACAACGAGATCGGCGATGCCGACGAGCCGGAGTACCAGCTCGCCGACGATCTGGCGCAGATGTTCAGTGAGGTCGGGCTGGGGGCGCCGAAGCTGGTGCGGGTCATGAGGGCCGACCACCAGATCGCCCAGAAGCTCCACGCTCTCTCGGCGCCGGGAAGCGACCGGGTGCGTGACCTCGTCGATCTCCAGCTGCTGGAGAACCGTGAGGATCTCAACTTGAGCCAGGTCCGGGCGACGTGCGAGCGGCTCTTCGACTACCGGCGACAGCAGGCTTGGCCGCCGCTCATCGAGTC
This region of Nocardioides sp. L-11A genomic DNA includes:
- a CDS encoding MerR family transcriptional regulator encodes the protein MLIKDLADRAGVSVKAVRYYESRGLLTPARATNGYREYDAADVLVVREIRALLSLGLTADETVPFVECLRAGNERADVCPSSLAAYRLRIAEIDQRIEELSRLRGELSGLLHEAESYPTNQERP
- a CDS encoding 1,4-dihydroxy-2-naphthoyl-CoA synthase; its protein translation is MSAIEGVSETFDASQWDVVPGFEDLTDLTYHRAKAHGTVRIAFDRPDVLNAFRPHTVDELLRTLEHARTSGDVGCVLLTGNGPSPKNGKWSFCSGGDQRIRGKAGYQYEDVSAGAADTGAEEPSPIDKAKLARLHILECQRLIRFMPKVVICVVPGWAAGGGHSLFVVCDLALASTEHARFKQTDADVGSFDGGYGSAYLARQVGQKFAREIFFLGQEYSAEDAVRMGAANRAVPHAELEVTALEWGRLINGKSPTAQRMLKYSFNLLDDGLVGQQMFAGETTRLAYMTEEAQEGRDQFLEKREPDWSPYPWYY
- a CDS encoding nucleotidyl transferase AbiEii/AbiGii toxin family protein — encoded protein: MATDPEGASGVSYSAAPTNVRSLEQRIRNLEGSEQLALRRRVGMALVVVGQMLPEGAIKGGSAMALRYGRGTRFTQDLDAARVQPLARFRNDFEDALATGWAGFTGRLIERSAPRPSGVPTAYVMQPFEVKLDFRGRSWCTVKFELGHNEIGDADEPEYQLADDLAQMFSEVGLGAPKLVRVMRADHQIAQKLHALSAPGSDRVRDLVDLQLLENREDLNLSQVRATCERLFDYRRQQAWPPLIESGAGWATFYAAAIEDVDVLAHVDAAVVWVNDFIGRIATRP
- a CDS encoding thioredoxin domain-containing protein, which translates into the protein MTVQEITDADFATEVLTSGVPVLVEWWAQWCGPCRQLAPVLERLDEERGETLRVVRINQDEQPLRAAEHRVLGLPAMILFRDGQPLLQLAGARTKATLDRAIDAALE